One window of the Burkholderiales bacterium genome contains the following:
- a CDS encoding DUF465 domain-containing protein: protein MIDEEIETLQQKLHELHIEHRDLDVIISRLSDGSVDQLQLRRLKKRKLQLKDHIVQLQKRMTPDIFA from the coding sequence ATGATCGACGAGGAAATCGAAACCCTGCAGCAAAAACTTCATGAATTGCACATCGAGCATCGCGATCTCGACGTGATCATATCCCGCCTGTCGGACGGCAGCGTCGATCAACTGCAGTTGCGCCGTTTGAAAAAACGCAAGCTGCAACTGAAGGACCACATCGTGCAGTTGCAGAAGCGGATGACGCCGGATATCTTCGCCTGA
- a CDS encoding disulfide bond formation protein B has product MPSQTGTRKAYLAGFFVCLGLVAYALYLQYVEGQEPCPLCILQRVGFMALAVIFLIGALHGPRRRGAWSYSGLALIAATIGGAIAGRQVWLQNLPKDQVPECGPGLEFMLEQFPLTRALEMILKGSGECAEVGWRFLGLSIAGWSLVFFIALGVLALVAGAVARDRRSRR; this is encoded by the coding sequence GTGCCGTCGCAAACCGGAACCAGAAAAGCCTATCTCGCCGGCTTCTTCGTCTGCCTGGGGCTTGTCGCCTACGCCTTGTATTTGCAGTACGTCGAAGGCCAGGAGCCGTGCCCGCTGTGCATTCTGCAGCGAGTTGGATTCATGGCGCTCGCCGTGATTTTCCTGATCGGCGCGCTGCATGGCCCGCGGCGCCGCGGCGCCTGGTCATACAGTGGATTGGCGTTGATCGCGGCGACCATCGGCGGCGCCATCGCGGGCCGCCAGGTCTGGCTGCAGAATCTGCCGAAAGATCAGGTGCCGGAATGCGGGCCGGGGCTCGAGTTCATGCTCGAACAATTTCCGCTGACGCGCGCGCTCGAGATGATTTTGAAGGGATCCGGAGAGTGCGCCGAGGTCGGATGGCGATTCCTGGGTCTCAGCATCGCCGGTTGGTCGCTGGTCTTCTTCATCGCGCTCGGTGTACTGGCATTGGTTGCCGGCGCTGTCGCTCGCGACAGGCGATCGCGCAGATAG